One window of the Xiphias gladius isolate SHS-SW01 ecotype Sanya breed wild chromosome 11, ASM1685928v1, whole genome shotgun sequence genome contains the following:
- the dlk2 gene encoding protein delta homolog 2, which yields MLHKEHLHKVVLSAADMSAVGAAAVLLLLSCYFLTVLIVPPCTGQGSDCSCNVTNSHCDESGVCRCDPGWDGERCDRCVPTPGCRHGSCQQPWQCSCEPGWGGRFCDKDLYICSEQQPCQNGATCVMEDSGEYTCLCPEDFHGRNCQLKTGPCHQRRSPCKNGGICEDADGFAAQLTCRCLAGFTGPRCETDVDDCLMKPCGNGATCLDGINRFSCLCPAGFTGRFCTVNLDDCASRPCLNAGRCVDRAGGFHCVCQPGYAGATCETTLRSRDARDPAWTTLGSNSSRHDDRPFKVTVSERGATSLSEVQLIVLLVLAGLTLGVVVLTATLVLQGHCRDRGHAPCWPPTSSSSSSPQGQKSRRRAQQDEQDCQISFLNAAEPEKKKLNTEVI from the exons ATGCTCCATAAGGAGCATCTCCACAAG GTCGTCCTCTCAGCAGCTGACATGTCTGCGGTCGGAGCTGCGgccgtgctgctgctgctgagctgctACTTCCTCACCGTCCTCATCGTCCCGCCCTGCACAGGTCAAG GAAGCGACTGCAGCTGCAACGTCACCAACAGCCACTGTGATGAGTCCGGAGTCTGCAG GTGTGACCCCGGTTGGGACGGCGAGCGCTGCGACCGCTGCGTGCCGACGCCCGGCTGTCGGCACGGGTCCTGTCAGCAGCCGTGGCAGTGCAGCTGTGAGCCTGGCTGGGGGGGGCGCTTCTGTGACAAAG ACCTGTATATTTGCTCGGAGCAGCAGCCGTGTCAGAACGGAGCTACCTGTGTGATGGAGGACAGCGGTGAATACACCTGTCTGTGTCCTGAAGATTTCCATGGCAGAAATTGTCAGCTGAAGACTGGGCCCTGTCACCAGAGGAG GTCTCCCTGTAAAAATGGTGGTATATGTGAAGATGCTGATGGTTTTGCGGCACAGTTGACGTGTCGCTGTCTGGCTGGCTTCACAGGGCCACGCTGTGAGACCGACGTGGATGACTGTCTGATGAAGCCGTGCGGTAATGGCGCCACATGCCTGGATGGCATCAATCGCTTCTCTTGCCTCTGCCCTGCCGGCTTCACCGGACGCTTCTGCACCGTCAACCTGGACGACTGCGCCAGCCGGCCCTGCCTCAACGCCGGCCGCTGCGTCGACCGCGCTGGAGGCTTCCACTGCGTCTGCCAGCCGGGTTACGCTGGAGCCACCTGCGAGACAACGCTGAGGAGCCGCGATGCCCGCGATCCTGCCTGGACGACGCTGGg CAGTAACAGCAGTCGTCACGACGACCGGCCGTTTAAGGTGACGGTGAGCGAGCGCGGTGCCACCAGCCTATCAGAGGTCCAGCTCATCGTCCTGCTGGTGCTGGCAGGGCTGACGCTGGGTGTGGTGGTGCTGACCGCCACCCTCGTGCTGCAGGGTCACTGCAGGGACCGTGGCCACGCCCCCTGTTGGCCGCCaacatcatcgtcatcatcatcaccgcAAGGACAGAAGAGCAGGCGGCGAGCGCAGCAGGACGAGCAGGACTGTCAGATCAGCTTCCTGAATGCTGCAgaaccagagaagaagaaactcaaCACGGAGGTCATATAG